Genomic window (Juglans microcarpa x Juglans regia isolate MS1-56 chromosome 2S, Jm3101_v1.0, whole genome shotgun sequence):
GCTGTTAATAAACTAACACCATGAATGATAGAATTCCATCATTATTGAATTCTAGGTATGCAACATGCTCAACTAACTAAAAAGGCATGCATGCCTCTACATAGTTTAATTGACAGACTAGAAGAGACTAACCATAATTCAGTTGAAAATATATTGAGAGAAAGCATTAGCCTCCTAGAAGGGGTTGGAACTTTTTTGCCTTTAGATGTAttatttccaaccaaacaaaactTCAGGAgaaatgttttctgaaaaaacTAGTGTATCCTGTGCTTTGATTTCATGACAGGGATCTTTTTGTCGTGCAGAAAATTTTGTTTGTGTCTCAGATCCTATCAATATTATACAGACTCTTAAGTGTTCAATCATATCAAAGACCACAGCGAAGAAGTTTGCCAGATTTGAGAACCTTCATGCTTAGGTCATTGTATGAGTGAACTAAGATCGACAACAACTCCTGTTTCAATTCCTCTATAGATTTTACTAGCGCTTGTTGCCCTAACCTTCCTTAAACTAGGCATTCCCCTTTATATACCCCTAGTGTACTTGGGTTGCAACCCTAGCTAATGGGTGGTATTGCTCCTTCAAAAAATTTGCTCTGTTGGATGAGCCCAACTATAGAGCTCAAGTAAACCACTATTTTTCAATTCCTCAATGAAAGATGAGTGAGGAAAAGTTTGTATCTACAGCGAAAATCTGAAACAGGATCTGCTTGGTGAGTCAGGTACTGACAGCAATTATTGAATACATACTCCTACAACTAAGAAGGTCCGTGGAATGCATATATATTAACCTTTACATATATAAAGCGGATGATAGCAAGCATGTATTACTGAAGGGAAATATAATAACCTGAAAAAATGTGCCCCTACAATGCGATCTTGAGAGCTGGTCTTTTCCCCAACCAAATTGAGATCAATAGTAGATGTGTTTGTTGCCAAAATGCAGTGGGCCGGGCAAACTTTCTCAATttcaccaaatattttttgttttaaaggaACATTTTCAATGACAGCCTTCAAAATAGGATAAACCGAATAATGTTAAATGCGCAGCACTAAATATGTCATGGATTGTCCATTCATAAGACATattacttaaagaaaaaaatggggtAGATGAACATAATGTATTGAGCAAACATGAACGGATAACACATCCACCAACTGCAGACTGAGTTTACCACCCATTTTACAAATGGAAAGTAGTGCTAGCACTGCCAGGATTTTGTAGGTTTAAAGTTCCAAAGTCGCACTACCAGAATGAGTTTAGAGAGAGCCCACCTCAATGACCATATCCACCTCTTTAAAGTCTGAGTAGTCCAATACACCTTTAAGCAGTGATAAGGTTTTTTCTGCCTTATCTTGTGTCAGCTTTCCTTTCGTTACCAAACCGCGAACGTTTGCTGTCACACAAATTACAAAGTCATAAGTTTCTATTGCATGGATATGGCATAGTCAGGATGCTGTTCTCGAACAcctagtgccaataaaaaaaaaattgttttgcgtttttttttgggtggggaGAGGGTTCATTTTCCATTGTTGAAATATGtaaccttaaaaaaattaacaaactaCAATACACTAGCACGAATGCTTAAGAGTGAAGTATAAAAAGAAATCCCAACAGTCAGCTTTAACTTGAGTGTCTGTGTTTAGACAATACCTGATAACTTTTCTTCAATTATATCAGCTAACACTTcagttaatataatttaaactatGTCCTTCATAAATGAAAGCAAACTGAACGAGAAAATAACATTGTGAATCTGTGAAAAAAGGAGCCACCTTCTATTGTTCTTATTCCCTTCAGAAGATATTCAGAGTTGACTTCCTTGAGAACAACATATATGTTGCCCAACATCAGAGCTGTAGCTATCCCTGAACCCATTAGTCCTCCCCCTATTACAGCAACTTTCTTTACGTGCCTTGGTTTAAGCCCAACATCAGTAACATTAGGTACCTGTAAAAGACATTGAAACAGGGGAAttaaacaaatgaattcaaTTTTGTCAACAAAAACCAGGACAAGGTTACTTaggaaattagaaattaaattatcaGTACATCTCCAAAAGCTAAAAGAATTTACtagtacacagaaagtatacaaaagagatgCCAATCTACAAGAAGTTAAAGATATAAGAAAGTCATGTAGATTTAGcccattaaaagaaaagaaaaaggcagaTTGGATTGGGATTGGATTGGCTTGGGTTGTGCCAGAAGAGTTGTGGATCTATTTTACTCCCGGAGAGAGGGTTAGGTGGCAGCTCACAAATTGTAGCCAAGAAGCAGATGGTTCCTACCTACTTGCCTCGTTTAGTGAATTTACAAGGTTTTTTAGGACTTCAATTTTCTACAAAAATAGGAAAAGACATCTATGATGACCTTTGCTCAATAGCTTGCATAATAGAATAtctaatcttttatttctttctcatgATGGTGATCTattgttggagttttttttcaaattcgtttcttaaaaattacatgtaactttttttatgaCGAGGAGTCCTTGAGACTGCAAATGCAACATGTCTTTTACCCAATCAAACCCTGGACAGTTGGACCTATGTAATGCATCCCCATCACACAAATTAGGTAAATTATTGGCTTTTCACCAATGGGATATTGCTTccaaaaattgtttgcacccaagggttcgaaccttagacctgaaTAACAAAGCCCGACCACTTGAGGCAACCCCTAAGGATTAAAATTACACGTGCTCAAACTTGAATTTTCATTCTTCAATGACAGGACACTTAtagtaaaatttcatatttcctAGGAAATTGATAACACTTCGCACTGATTATCAACTCTTCAAACATTCAAAATTAAGTGTTATtatagaaaaaggaaattgtATATAGAAGGTAGAAACAGATGACAATACCACTTGTTAAAACATGTAAGAAAAAGGAGATGATTAGTGTTTCTTTGGATTTTTGGAACTCACTCAAAATAAGAACGTATAAGAGCCATCTTGTAACAACCCGATCAAATAGTATTAGGGATGaaatatggataattttatagGGCTTAAATCAGGATTAATTGGCCATTTTGGATAAGCCCACAAGCTATAATTTTTTAGGATGACTAAGAATTTTATTTAGGCTCATAGGCCCAAAAGATTATTTTAAGGCCCGTCAAGGTTTAGTGGATAATTTTGGATGGCATTAGTAGGCTAATATTTTTGGAAGTCATTGAGATTTATCACGTAATCCTGAATAGAACACAAGCCCAAATTTATTATGATGGATGAATGGTTTTTTTGGGCCCAATAATTGGATTAAAGCCCACTTAATACTTATGGACCAAGTGAGCCTATTTAATTGGTTTGAGCCCAAGAATTTATTCTAAAAGCCCAATTGAGATTTATTGGATAATTTTGAATAGAACACGGGCCCAAAATTTATTATGGTGGATTAATGGTTTATATTGGGCTTAGTAATTGAGTTAAAAgcccatttaatatttatggatcAAGCGGGCCCTTATTTAATTGGTATTAGGCCCAAGAATTAATTAATGAgcacaaaaatatttattggacaAGTTAGGTTCATTCTGAATTAGGGTTGTTAACTGACTTGGCCCATGAAATTATAGGCAAGCCCTATAATATAGGTGGACACATTTAAAGGTCCAGCGCATTTGGCAAATCCTAGGACTCATGGGACAAGCCCATAAAAATGGACTCTAACCCATGTGAAAGGCTCAACCATTGACAGTTGCGGCACCAAGCATCAATGTTTAGAGCTTTGGCCACGCCCACCTCCTTTGGAATCAAAACAAGCCCCCAAGTTGATGTTGATCTGCATTGCACCCACCGTAGCTTCATCCTTTCCCACGGAAAAGCAATTTCCAGCCCAGTCAAGCCATGGAGGACTCTGGCTGTAATCATGCTTGACACCACCTCTAGACCACGTGAAACCAACAAGAAGAATATCAAGGCCGTAGACACAGACCTTTGTGAACCACCACCACACGCTGCCGAACTCTATCTTGTACGACGGAAGCCGCCAAGCCCTTGCCTCAAGCCTCTATCCTACACCACCATAGACCCACGTCCCACTCTTGTTCCAGCCATGTTGCCGACCTAGGTCCCTGCACCGCGAATCACCTCCAGCCTCTCCCTCACGGTCACGGCAAACTCACTTGCACCGTAGCACATTGCAGCCCCCACCGCAAAGCAACCACCTACCTAGTCCACACAGTCAAGTCCTTCCCCTTCATTGCAACTTCATGGAATCCCTTGTTTTATACACCAATACACcaaaaacagataaaaaattatactcatagCATTGCATTGAGAGCACCTCAAATTGGAACAAAAAGTGCCTACACCTCGTGGGTTGCCTCCTCTGCGTCTCAACAGGCTGCTGTTGCACCATGGCTGCACTGAAGAATCACCATGACACTGCCACAGACAGTGCCAATCACCACCGCGGACAGCAAAGCCAGCAACCTTTCTTGTCAAGACGCAACCCCACTGCACTGCAATAGAAACAGCCCCACCGTAAatcgcacctccaccacctcccaCGTTCGCACTAGCAACTATCACATCCAAGTTTCACCCTGATGGGAGCTTCATGTACAAGCTGCTTCACGTTCCACATGGATGCAATGTTAGACCCCCACAtcgagttgcctctagagatgccgcacatgccctagtcatggtgggGGCATGCCCCTTGGCTAGCCCACAAGCATGCCTTGGCTCGTGTAGTGAcgcacggggcgcccagcatgtatgcatgccttggcccgcgcGATGACCcacacggggcgcccagcatgcgggccagcgaggttagtgggcGCCTGCCCATGCGCCGTGCGCTCATGCGCGCAACAATGCACGCAACACTACAATGTGCGCCCAGGCGCGCGGCATTGCCCCAAGCGCCCATGCTCATTCTTATGCATCGCATGGCCCTACGCACGCCCAGGTGCCGCAAGGACATGCACTCACCCATGCGCCGCACAGCTTCCATGTGTGCGCGCGCGCCCACgcacaacacaacacaacacaacacaacacCGCCAGCCCACCTACCGCACATCAGCGAGGTTAATGGTATGCCCACCAGACATGCCATCTagcgcacggctccagcccgtgccttgcagcctaggccagtggcatgccatccagcgcatgggTTCGGCCCATCCCTTGCAGACTCAACGCCCAAGCCACCAGTTTGGGCAATGCAGAGCCAGCGCCCAGGCcaccagcctgggccatgcagcacACACACATGGCTACCATCAGTAAGCCATGCCGCATCACCTAGCCATGGACCAgcccgaagaccaccatgcaccaaccTAGCCCACTATGGGCCCATGCATGCCACGGCCAAACTTAATCCCTGCcattatcattttgttttatttatttattttaattatttattttcaagggacctattgggagTTTCCAACTTGTATTGCTTAAAAATAGGACATCATTCACTTGCTTTAGAATAAATTtcctagagggaagactattgtttgagagatcacaaACCGGTGCCATTGCACTTGGGCTTTCtgggtgaaattcgtgaatACTAAAGaaaggatcacaccttgcaattctttgaataggtgtgattcatttatcttattcttgcaacttggtgcaattcatgaatccaaGTTATGTTATCATTGTTATTATCTTTtgatcaatatatgaggtttattcaacacttatgcaatccgtgaatcaatTGTTGAATTGTTAtctttgttcattcaagtttttaagtatttttgcttttgttcttgagtgttcatcttttgttcttggtgttcttcatCCATTTGCGCTTCCAAATCCATTAAACCCTAGAAGTCGACCAACCATTGTGTTTGTCAACTTTCCATAATCGTTTGCTTCATCCTTTTGCCCTAACCAAAACACAATACCCTTGCCAAGTTCAAATTCAATTTTCGGCAAACACTTGCCTTATTTGGATTTGACCTAGCCGCCCACTCCCATATCCATATTggtgttcctataatttaggaaccctagttgaccaTATTCACTTCCTTAGCCAGCCATATCCTCTCCATATTGAGTCCCAAGATTTTAGGAAtccttcctaaaatctctcactCAATCAATCAAGCCATACACCTTGTGGCTGTCCAACCCTAGCCAACCATCACCAAACCCTAatcccaaaaccctaattccaaaCCCCAGCCGTCcatcaccatcttccaaaccctaaacctaaatcCCAAAGTGGTGCCAACCCTAATTTCCCCCATTGCCATGCAGCCCTTTCACCCATTGAAGCCCATACACTTCATCATCTTTTCCACCATTCCATACAccaattcaagcctaaacaCATAACCTCACCTTACCCAAGTTGTCATCCTTGTGATCATTGTTCGAGAATGAAGCAAGAGAGGAACGGGCTTTCGATCATCTCAAGAAGATCCTAGGCGTGAAGATTATAGTGTTTAggacttgaccgaggtccctaacatgCAACCCAGCCACGAGGTTGCACGTAGAAGCTGCCGCATGTAGAGGCCAACCACCATGGAAGCCCagcccccccctctctctctctctctctcttagtttcTCCCTCTATTTACACATAAAGCTCTCTCCCTCTGTACGTAACTCtttttctccctccctctctatcCCTCTCTTGCTCGGTATATACctatgttttttatttagttctaattatattagatttttatgtATGTTACGTGTGGATGATGTTCATATAAAAGGGTATGTGTTGTGAGTCTGAGGGTTAAGGTGTGCTGGCCGTTAAAGAAAGGAACAGACAAGTTTAATGAGTTATGCATAGTATATGTACCATATTTATGTTAGTATAAGTATTAAGTATGCACGCCTTTCAAGAAAACCCTATATTTGTTATGTTTACTTATGATAGactacttattgagtattcgactcatttttgtatatttttatgttttaaccacCCCTGGTAGGATCTTTTGGAGAATGGAGTTGCAGGACAGGACTTAGTTAAGGAAAGTGAGGCAAAGGCATAGATCATGTACAGAGCTTTAAGTTATGATTCTTATAGtacaaaatttgagaaattttagtAAGGGCATCTGCAAACTCTTAAATTTTACTGAAATATGTTTTGatcagttaatttttttatcattaaattttactgaaatttgttttattttgaattatagaatcttttataccTGGCGCttcattaaagaaaagaaaaaaaaaataaacgcaAGGTTAGTCGCACTTCTggtccctctattttttttcaattaatgttATTCTTAAACCTaggggaatggggtgttacacatcTAAGCCATATTAGCAATATGATAATTCACACATACAAAAAAAACATCATATCCCTTAAGAAGTCATACATTACTTTCCTTCCAATCCTATGAGCAAGCATTGCAATACATGATTAGTACAGAATGGAGACCTGGAATAGACAGATGCAGATAAACTATGAAGTAACAAGTCAGAACACACATATCTTACACAATTTGAACTATGTGGTAAATAGGAATATGTTTACCTGGCTTGACATGGCTAGGTAAAAGAATTGccactttaaaacaaaaaccaatGAGCCCATATTATGCAACCCCATAAAGAATTATtgtcataatttttattaaacttacACATTTTCAGCATGATTGAACGAAAGTAAAAGCCATTGCTTACCGAAAAGGGAAAGCCATTAGAATCCAAGCAAGGATCAAGCAAATCTGATAATTCctaaattgaaaatcatggaaaGAGCCAGAGGGAGTCCCGGCATCACTTATAGTACCTTGGATGTTGCACGTTGGGCAAAAAAGGAATGGACAAGTCCTTTTGAAGTGTCTGATATGACCAACTCCCTAAATACTTTAGCCTCCTGCAATGATAATTTCATATTTAGGACATATATGAACAAGTAACAAACCAGCTCCTTAATCAATATTAAATTAATGACTTCCGGGTGATGAAACATGCTTACTTCAGCAAACAATAACAAACATCTCATTCCCACAGGAAAGACAACCAATATAAGTTTCCAGTGCCATAAAAtagcatatttttttcttcttgaggAAGGTAATTTACACACGTTAACAGTAGCTCCTAAAAAATCCCACAATACCTTTAGAACTCCGGTATATCCTCCATGAACAATTCCCTCCCGCATCACATCAAGGCAGGCCTTGTGCTGAGGCATATTTGGGGCAGTTTTTCTGGCTTGTTGTGTTGCAGTGTTTAATGCTTCATATGCTTCAGACAGGGAACCAAGCTTGTCTGTCTTGTGAAGGGAACGTATCCATGGCTTGCGCCTGTTTGTAATGTCTAAAGCCCATAGCCGAGATACTTTCAGTAACTCTTCAGAGGCCACAACAGCATCAATAAGACCCAGCTTCTTCCCTTCTTCTGACATGATCGGTTTGGACAACTGAAAACCATATTCAAtcagatgacatgacataaaatgaTAAAGGAATTAGAACACTCAccaaagagagagaaacttAGAAGGTGTAGAGTATGGTCCCAGAAAAAACTATTCATACAAATACCATGTTTGGCGGTTTCACTCTTCCCACAGCATATTCGAGGAATTTTAAAGGTTAGCTAGGTACTTGCTTTCTATTTGAACATTCAAAGCATAACTAAACTCACGCTGGTTAttgcaaagattttttttttttttactagagATTAAATTCAGACATTAAACCACCATCACACCACAAACTAGCATAAGCAAGACAATGGGAGGAAAAAAAGAGCTTATGAGTGTCCCTCCCACTCAACTATCCTTAAATAATTTACTAAGGCTGTGGTTTTATATTTAAAGTAAGCTTTTCTCAAGAAATCATCAGATTCTCAGGCAAAACCCTCAGTTTTCTCCCCATTTTTTTACTGCTGTAGCTTACCATGTCCAACTAGTATTAGTATGAGTAATTAGGTAAATTGGGAAATGTAGAAAGTCAGTTTACAAGCTCAAAGCAATtggaaatggaaaagaaaatttgaatgtCGAGGATGTTTACCAGCATCATTTCAACTGCCTTTGACAGCCCTACCAGCCTTGGAAGACGTTGTGTGCCTTACAAAATAACTGAAGTCTTAATAACTATATTGATAGTCATTTTTACATCTGTTCTGACCATCAAcatagttgtttttttttttaattataaaaaaataaaacaattaaaaaaaaaaaacaactatgTTGATGGTTAGAACAgatgaaaaaatgaatatacatAACAAAATGTGTGCGCTGAATGTAGGTGTACCTCCAAACCCTGGAATAATTCCAAGTGTCATCTCAGGCAAGCCAAGTTGAGTTCTTGGTGCTGCGATACGTGCATGGGATCCCTGAAAGAGGCTAAATGGAATGAGGCAATGAGGGAGggtaaagaaaaggaaaagtacAATAAAGGAAACTGCTACTGCTTAACAACAAAAAGACATACCAGTGCCAACTCCAAGCCGCCTCCAAGAGCAAGTCCTTCCACAGCAGCAACTACAGGCTTTTTGCAATCTGTTCTTATGAAGAAACAAGATTATAAAGCCAAGagtgaattgaaaaaaaatgctCAAATAAAAAGTTTGATTCTTGGAAACCAAAGCTTTTGCAAAAAAACAGAGTCCATGAGACCCAGAAGATTAAAGTTACCTTCAATTGTGTTGACCACAAGATCAACTGATACATCAGGCATGAGTGAAATATTCCCTGCCGGGTCAAACAAGAGCGATGCATCCTAAGTACTGACAGTGGAATCTAAGTTCTACCTATCTAGAGGTCAACTGTACAGGGTATGTCAAATTAACTCGTACCAGTCTCCTGAACCTTCTCGAAAACATTGATGTCAAACCCTGCAGAAAACCTCCCTCCTCTGCCTTCAATGAACAAATACCACAACCCcaccaaaacacaaaatcagAGGTCAATTTCCAGCAACCAAATGCAAAACTCCCACATATTATTCTCACGAAAGAAGAATAcccaaaaaaatctcaacaatattcaaaatatccaCATGGCACGTATTGGAGCAGGGGTAATCACTAAACATATGATAATCACCAAATTGAATTTACTTCGAAGAAACTTGGGCCTTGTTTGGCTACaagtttttttcaaattttgaaaatttcaaactAATATCCACAAATTTTAAAGAAGTTTTCTAGTTCAACTTTTTGTTCAGTCATTATCCAACCACAAAAAACAAACCAACCTTTACAAATACCAAAACATAActgcttttaaaaaattacagtGAAACAACTTTTCAACTCTACTCATCCACTGCCACACGAATCATATACTAagcttattttaaaaaaactctcctttcccaaaatccaatagACGATACATattaagaaaattctaaaaaaatttcataattaaaggTACCCTTAGCACTTACAACTACTTCACGATCACCAACATAGAGATCCTTCAACCCGATCAAACGGTACAATGAACACCAGAAAGAAAAAGCAAACTCAAAAGGCATGGAATGAGAGAGCTCAAAAGGATACCAGTCAAAACGATAGCTTTCACATCATTTCTTCTGACCGCCTCGTCAAATTTCTCCTTCAACCCGACAATAACTGCACCGACAATAGAAAAATCTCagccaaaacaaaaacttcatatataataaaaatacacgATTCCACAGAATCGAGAGGCGCGGAGCTCACTCTGAACGGCTAAGGCGTTAGCCGGCGGATTAGAGAAAGTGATTATCGCGACGCCATCGTTTCCGACCTCCAAGGTGACCTTAACCTCCGCCATACCTAGATATCGTGAAACGAGAGAACCAAGGGTTTAGACCTTTACCACACAAtcgatgaagatgaagaaaacgAAGAAGCTCCGTCTATCAGAGCGTTACGCAGAAAGAGGCTAAGAGCCACTGTGAGTGTCAACGACtaaaattaagagtaatgctGCGTATCAGCCCTTCTTCACGGATCAGCCCTCTTCTGATCCGTAGCAGGCGTgatgtgtcttttttttttttttttaatgcaaaaccCATTACTCAAttcatctatctctctctcatcagctctctcagCTCGAAGGAAGCCTCCACCCAATTCTCCTTCAGTTCAATCCGGCGTCGCCATGCGCCGCCCAGCCTCACCACAGCCACCGACAACTTCTCCTTGTATTGTCGTACGCTGCCACCCAGACCatcgcacctccaccacctcaaaCCGACGACCACCTCTCATAGACCCAGCCACCACGAACTTCCATCTCCCTCTCCATTGCACAAGCTACCCATAAATGATGGGTTTTACACGAGCTCGGGGTCACCGACGGCCCTATCGCGGTCGTGCATCGGTTCTAGCTCCACCGAGCACCTCCCCTGACCACTGTGACTCCTCCTCGAGCTCCTCCGAGCCAGCCAAACCCTCgacctctctctcgctctctctgtCTCGCCCTTCACCTCtctccaactctctctctctctcatccattAGCTCTCACACTCTCACCAGCTCTCTCACTCCTTCATCAACTCTCTATCAAAGCCTGCCCGGTACTATTTCGAAT
Coding sequences:
- the LOC121251914 gene encoding peroxisomal fatty acid beta-oxidation multifunctional protein AIM1-like isoform X2; the encoded protein is MAEVKVTLEVGNDGVAIITFSNPPANALAVQIIVGLKEKFDEAVRRNDVKAIVLTGRGGRFSAGFDINVFEKVQETGNISLMPDVSVDLVVNTIEDCKKPVVAAVEGLALGGGLELALGSHARIAAPRTQLGLPEMTLGIIPGFGGTQRLPRLVGLSKAVEMMLLSKPIMSEEGKKLGLIDAVVASEELLKVSRLWALDITNRRKPWIRSLHKTDKLGSLSEAYEALNTATQQARKTAPNMPQHKACLDVMREGIVHGGYTGVLKEAKVFRELVISDTSKGLVHSFFAQRATSKVPNVTDVGLKPRHVKKVAVIGGGLMGSGIATALMLGNIYVVLKEVNSEYLLKGIRTIEANVRGLVTKGKLTQDKAEKTLSLLKGVLDYSDFKEVDMVIEAVIENVPLKQKIFGEIEKVCPAHCILATNTSTIDLNLVGEKTSSQDRIVGAHFFSPAHVMPLLEIVRTEKTSAQVILDLMEVGKIIKKVPVVVGNCTGFAVNRTFFPYFQGAHVLVNLGVDLFRIDRAISSFGLPMGPFQLQDLAGYGVALETGKELVNAFPDRTFNSPLVELLVRSGRNGKNNGKGYYIYEKGSKPKPDPSVLPIIEESRQLTNIMPGGKSISVTDQEIVEMILFPAVNEACRVLGEGIVVRASDLDIASVLGMSFPSYRGGIVFWADAAGPNHVYRSLKKWSELYGNFYTPSRFLEERARRGIPLSAPTSSSPASKSRL
- the LOC121251914 gene encoding peroxisomal fatty acid beta-oxidation multifunctional protein AIM1-like isoform X1, producing the protein MAEVKVTLEVGNDGVAIITFSNPPANALAVQIIVGLKEKFDEAVRRNDVKAIVLTGRGGRFSAGFDINVFEKVQETGTRNISLMPDVSVDLVVNTIEDCKKPVVAAVEGLALGGGLELALGSHARIAAPRTQLGLPEMTLGIIPGFGGTQRLPRLVGLSKAVEMMLLSKPIMSEEGKKLGLIDAVVASEELLKVSRLWALDITNRRKPWIRSLHKTDKLGSLSEAYEALNTATQQARKTAPNMPQHKACLDVMREGIVHGGYTGVLKEAKVFRELVISDTSKGLVHSFFAQRATSKVPNVTDVGLKPRHVKKVAVIGGGLMGSGIATALMLGNIYVVLKEVNSEYLLKGIRTIEANVRGLVTKGKLTQDKAEKTLSLLKGVLDYSDFKEVDMVIEAVIENVPLKQKIFGEIEKVCPAHCILATNTSTIDLNLVGEKTSSQDRIVGAHFFSPAHVMPLLEIVRTEKTSAQVILDLMEVGKIIKKVPVVVGNCTGFAVNRTFFPYFQGAHVLVNLGVDLFRIDRAISSFGLPMGPFQLQDLAGYGVALETGKELVNAFPDRTFNSPLVELLVRSGRNGKNNGKGYYIYEKGSKPKPDPSVLPIIEESRQLTNIMPGGKSISVTDQEIVEMILFPAVNEACRVLGEGIVVRASDLDIASVLGMSFPSYRGGIVFWADAAGPNHVYRSLKKWSELYGNFYTPSRFLEERARRGIPLSAPTSSSPASKSRL